The following proteins come from a genomic window of Nicotiana tomentosiformis chromosome 12, ASM39032v3, whole genome shotgun sequence:
- the LOC104106160 gene encoding transcription factor bHLH77-like yields the protein MDKKNMFLNNVNTMNELNCFYNPSWENDPFESTLSSIVSSPVTSNIMPSNSNNSSGDNFVLRELIGKLGNICNSGEISPNSYVNSTNNSCYTTPLNSPPRLNLSNFDHQINGNLQLLGVNHLPNSTNLAHFSVDSEYVNRNVQNLESGKLSRVSSSKCINVSGSQLGVQEFKESEFGESMENSSVSEQIPLGNDANSKKRKSAPKKKAKETIAKNANVSTENNESSAKRSKSDEKNGSDIDAAETKEQNKDNPKTAEPPKDYIHVRARRGQATDAHSLAERVRREKIGERMKFLQDLVPGCNKVTGKAVMLDEIINYVQSLQCQVEFLSMKLSNMNPRMDFNTESLISKNMFQSAESLQHNLHPSETSTAFPYEFQSQHCPNGYMARNVNIMQLPHMEEFVEQTPQVPTFFEDDLHSVIQMGFGQIQAQNFPGNMPSAQMKVEL from the exons ATGGACAAGAAAAACATGTTCTTGAATAATGTCAACACAATGAATGAGTTGAATTGTTTTTACAACCCCAGTTGGGAGAATGATCCTTTTGAATCTACATTAAGTTCAATTGTGTCTTCTCCAGTTACATCTAATATTATGCCTAGCAATAGTAACAATAGTAGTGGTGACAATTTTGTGTTGAGGGAGTTGATTGGTAAACTAGGAAATATTTGTAATTCTGGtgaaatttcaccaaattcttaTGTTAATAGTACTAATAATTCTTGTTATACTACTCCATTGAATTCCCCTCCAAGACTCAATCTTTCCAATTTTGATCATCAAATCAATGGGAATTTGCAACTTCTTGGTGTAAATCACTTGCCAAATAGTACTAATTTGGCACATTTTTCTGTTGATTCTGAATATGTTAATAGAAATGTTCAAAATTTGGAAAGTGGGAAACTTTCAAGAGTTTCAAGTAGCAAGTGTATTAATGTTTCTGGATCTCAATTGGGTGTTCAAGAATTCAAAGAATCTGAATTTGGAGAGTCAATGGAGAATTCTTCAGTATCTGAACAAATCCCACTTGGAAATGATGCCAATTCCAAGAAGAGGAAATCAGCTCCAAAGAAGAAAGCTAAAGAAACCATTGCCAAGAATGCCAAT GTTTCGACAGAAAATAATGAATCAAGTGCTAAAAGAAGCAAGTCTGATGAAAAAAATGGAAGTGATATAGATGCTGCAGAaacaaaagaacaaaataaagatAATCCAAAGACTGCAGAGCCACCAAAGGATTATATTCATGTTAGAGCCAGAAGGGGTCAGGCCACAGATGCACATAGTCTAGCTGAAAGG GTGAGAAGAGAGAAAATTGGTGAAAGAATGAAGTTCTTACAAGATCTTGTACCTGGCTGCAATAAA GTGACTGGAAAAGCTGTGATGCTTGATGAGATCATTAACTATGTGCAATCCCTTCAGTGTCAAGTTGAG TTCCTCTCAATGAAGTTATCTAATATGAATCCAAGAATGGACTTCAACACGGAATCTCTTATCTCCAAGAAT ATGTTTCAATCTGCCGAATCGTTGCAACATAACTTGCATCCATCAGAAACCTCAACAGCATTTCCATATGAATTCCAATCTCAGCATTGTCCAAATGGCTATATGGCTAGAAATGTAAACATCATGCAATTGCCTCATATGGAAGAGTTTGTTGAACAAACTCCTCAG GTTCCAACATTCTTTGAGGATGATCTCCATAGTGTTATCCAGATGGGTTTTGGCCAAATTCAGGCACAGAACTTTCCTG GCAATATGCCCTCAGCACAAATGAAGGTTGAGCTATGA